Genomic segment of Streptomyces zhihengii:
GCGCGGTCCCCGGTGAGAGGGCCCCGGGGGGGCCACACCGAGAAGTCCCGCCGGGTGGCGTCCCGCCAGGCCGTGGGCGCCGCCCGCGTCGGCCCGGCCGCCTCCGTGTCCCGCCCGGGCGACGGCCCGTCCTGCGGGAGGCCGAGCAGCCCCGCGCACACGGCCAGCGCGGCGACGGCCACCACGCCCGCCCGCACCCGCCGCCTGCGGCGCAGCAGCCCGGGCGGACGCGCCTGGAGCGCGCACGCGTCGAACGCGGGCGAGGCCAGCAGCGCCGCCGTGCCCGCCGCGTCCGGCAGGGCGTCCGCCGCCGCCAGCGCGCCGTCCGGATCGGCGGCGCCCGCCGCCGCCAGCACCTCGCGGGCCGCGGGGGCGGTGAGCCCTTCCAGCCGGCGCAGCACACAGGCGGCCCGGCCGGCGGCGCCGAGCGCGGACAGTTCGCGCTCCAGGGCCAGTTCGGCGGCGCCGGCGGCGCGCGGGAGCAGCCGCAGGCCCCAGCCGCCCCAGACCCTCGGCAGCGGCGGGTGCGGCCGTCCGGCCGTCCGCAGCGCCCGCCGCAGCAGCCGCACCCGCAGGCCGTCGTACCCGGCGGAGCCCGTCTCCCCGGCCCGGCGGGCCCTCGGCACGGCGGGCACCGCGGGCCCGGCGCCGCAGCCGGGCAGCGTGCGCTGCACGAGCGCGTGCGCCGCCAGCACCCGCCGGCCCGGATCGGACGCCGGGGGCAGCACCAGGTACGCGATCCGCACCAGCCGCGGGTAGTGCGCGACGAAGTCCGCCTCCAGCAGGTCTCCGGGACCCGCGGGCGGGGCGGGGCTGAAGGCCGTGTCGGCTCGCTCGGGACGCACGTTCAGCAGAACGAGCCAAGGGGCCCCGCGGTCACCCCGTGCCGCCCGCCTCCGGTGGGCCCGGCACGGTCAGACGGCGGCGGATCCGCTCCAGGTCCCCCGGTTCCACGCCGAGGCCGTCCGTCGCGTACGCCTCCATGGAGCCGTGGCGCCGCTCGACCTCCTCCAGGGCCGCGCCCAGGTACTCCGGTACGACGCCGATCACGGCCAGGGCCGTCTCCGGGCGGCCGCCCTGCACGGTGTACCCCTCCACCAGCGGCGCGTACGCCTCCCGGACCGCGGCGTTGACGGAGAGGTACTCGGCCCGCACCGTCTCGGGCGAGGCGCCGAGCAGGGTCAGCACCACGGTGGCCGCCCAGCCCGTGCGGTCCTTGCCCGCCGTGCAGTGGAACAGCAGCGGCGCGGAGTCCGCGCCGGCGAGTTCGGTGAGGAACGCCCCGTACGCGGCGCGCGCCGACTCCGTGGTCACGAACGAACGGTAGATCCCGGCGAACAGCTCGGGGCCCCGGCCGCCGCCGAGTTCCCGCTCGGCCTCGACCGGGTCGGCGAGCAGCCGGCGCAGCCGGGCCGCCGCCGGCAGCGCCCCGGCGGCGACCTGGTCGGCGAGGACGTCCGCCAGGAGCAGCCGGCCGCCCTCCGGGATCCGGTCCGGGCGGGCGTCGCGCTCCGCCCGGGTGCGGAAGTCGACCACCGTCCGCACACCGAGGGCGGCGACGGCGGGGTCGGCCGCGGTGTCCAGCCGGTCGAGCTGCCCGGACCGGAAGAGCACACCGGCGCGCACCCGCCGTCCGCCGGACAGCCCGGTGCCGCCGAGATCGCGCAGGTTGGCGACGGTGGTGGAGGGAATGGCGCCCATGCACGGAATGTAGGCGCCCCGCGCCTCAGCCGGCCGAAGCGACACCGCCGGTGAGCGACCAGCCGCTGAAACGCACCGTGCCCCGCGCCCCGCTGCCCCCGTTGGTGGCGCTCATGAAGAAGCCCGCGTCCTGGACCGCCGCCGCGCCCGGCACGTTCACCGTGGCGACGGTGCGCCAGGTGGTGCCGCCGTCGGTGGAGCAGGAGCCGGTGAACGCGGTGCCGCCGTCCTTGGTGAGCCGCAGCAGCACCGGCGCGGTGACGCCGGTGATCCGCCCGTAGCTGTCGATCGTGCCGTCGCCGTCCGTGTCGAAGGACAGCGCGACGCCCTGGCCCGGGGTGACGGCCAGGTTCAGGAAGCCCCCGCCCATCGGCTCCGCCAGCGCGTTGCGCACCGCGATCCCCGCCCGGGCCCAGGTGCCGGTGTTGTCCTGGGAGTCGACCCGCAGCACCACGCTCGCCCCCGCGGTGAACGCGCCGGGCAGGTAGGCGGTGCCGAACTGGGTGGTGCCCCGCCACAGGTCGTTGCCCGCGCCGTTGATCGCGAGCCGGTCGCCGAGCTGCCCGAACACGGCCGCGTTGGAGGTGAAGGTGCGCCACCGCGGCTCCAGCGGCGCCGCCAGGTGCACGCTGCCCGACTGGGCGGACGTCACCCTCGTCTCGGAGAGCGGCCCGTACTGCGTGGTGAGCCCGTACGCCATGGGCACCAGCGGTTCGGTCAGCGCGCCGTCCGGGGCGGTGACCCGCCACGACACCGTGCCGGTGCCGCCCTCGGGCACCCCGTCGAGGACGGGTTCCCCGTCGGCCTCCGCGTCCAGCCCGGTGAGCGCGAAGTCCACGCGCCCGGTCGCCCGCAGCCCGTTGAGGTTGCGGAACGACGCCGTCAGCGTGCCCGTGCTGCCCGGGGTGAACGCCGGCGGATCGACCGACACCGTCACCACGCCCTGGTAGGGCGCCCGGGACAGGGTGTCGAACACCCGCTGGGCGGTGCGGTGGGCGTCACCGGTCGGACGCACCGGATAGACCGTGCGCTCCTTCGTCCACGCCTCCTCCTGCGGGTAGAAGTCGAAGGACTTCGGCGCGCGGCCCTCGGCCAGCGCGTCGCCCACCTCGCCCAGGTACGCCTCCCACTGCGGCACGTGGACGTCCGCCATCAGCCCCTGCCAGTCGCGGTTCGCGTAGTTGCCGAGGGTGTTCGCGGTCGGGCGGTCCGCCCAGGTGGAGATCAGGACGCGTGCCGTCCGCTCCAGCCGCTCCGCCTCCTCGGGGCTGGTGGCCAGCCGCTTGGCGTCCTCCAGCCACGGACCGGTCAGGAACATCCGGTGGCAGCCGGCCATCGTGTCGGTGAGCAGCATCAGCTTCAGGAACACCGCGGACACGGCACGGAACGTCTCCGCGTCCCGGGCGCGCCAGGCCGCCCGCAGGGCGATCTGCAGGGTGCGGGAGCGGTTGGCCAGCGCCTGCCGGGCCACGTCCGTCAGGTCGTACCGGTAGGTGTCCGAGTCGCGCAGCGCGGGAGCCACGTCCAGCAGACCGGTGAGCGCCCGGTCGAAGCCGGCCGGGTCGAAGGCCGTGCCGATCGCCGTCGTCAGCGACGGCCGCCGCGAGAACAGCGAGTCGTACGGCCGGCCGTCGGTGCTGGTGAGCCGGTACGCCGTGGCCGCCAGCGCCGCGAACGCCTCCCGTGCCGCGGGGTCGTCCCCGCCGTAGCGGACCGCGCTGTAGTCGGCGAACCACGCCGCCCGGTCGGTCTTCTCCTCCCGCCAGGCCAGTTCGCTGAAGAGCTCCGCCGCCGCCGGATCCCGCTCGGCGGCCTCCGGCATGTAGGCCGTGCCGGCCAGCGCGCTGCCGGACTTGTCGCGCCAGGCGGTGAACTTCTCCGTCCAGCGGTCGGTGTTCGCGCCGAGGGTCGTCCGGCCGCCGAAGTTGGGGATGGTGCCGAACGCGTACGGGGCCCCGCCCCAGTCGGTCTCCCGGTCGGTGACGGTGTCCAGGTCCGAGAGGCCGTCGACGACGAGGAGCCCGGACCGGTCGAGCGAGTCCAGCAGCAGGGGGCGGGGGTTGGACTGCCAGCCGAGGATCACCCAGGTGGCGCCGGGGCGGGCGGTCCGCAGCGAGGTCTCCACCGCCCGGGCCGCCTCGGGGACGGGCACGTCGCCCGGGGTGCCGCCCTCGTGGAGCAGGTCCATCTTGAAGTACGCCACCTCGCCGAACAGGTCGGCCTGGTGGCGGTAGAAGGCGGCGGCCACGTCGGCGAACGCCTTCGTCCGCGGGTCGAGCCAGTCGGGGCGCCGCATCCCGCCGCCCCAGGTCCCCTGGGGCACCGTCCGGGCGTCGCTGCCCGGATTGCGTGCCGCGAAGCCGTCGGGCACCGTGCCGAAGTAGCCGGGCAGGACCGGCCGCATGCCCAGTTCGCGCAGCCGGTCGCAGATCCTGCGCCCCAGCTCGGCACGGCGCTCGATCAGCGCGGTGGACGGCGGTCCGCCGAACTCGCTCATGTTCTGGAGCAGCCACCAGGGCTGGTGCGAGGGCGCGGGGAGCCAGGCGCGGGCCTCGGTGTCCGAGTAGCCGAAGTCGGTCAGCAGCCGGTGGTAGACCGCCTCCTGCCCGGCCGTCACCAGCACCTCGTTCCAGCCGTGCAGCGCCAGCACGTCGAGCTGGCGCTCCCAGCGCGGCCAGTCGGCGTAGGGGGCGGTGTAGCCGTCGTGGGTGTCGTTGTACACGAACCGGTGCGGGACGGTCGCCGACCGCTTCAGCGGCGCCGCCGGGGCCGGCAGCTCCGGCGGCAGGCCGAGCCGGGAGCCGGCCCACGAGATGTGCGCCCGGCAGACGTACTTGAGGTACCAGTGCACCCCGGTCAGCAGCACGCCGGCGCTGGTGCCGGTCACGGTGATGCGCCCCGCGGTGCCGGTCACCTCGAAGCGCTCGGGCCCGCCGACCGTACGCAGGGTGAACTGGCCGGCGTGGTCCGGCAGCAGCCGCCGCAGCGCGGCGAGCGCGGCACCGGCCGCGTCCGCGCGGGCGGACGGCGCGGCGGGCGGGACGGAGGGGGAGGGGACGGCGGCGGTCGCGGGGGTGTGCGCGCCGAGCGCGGCGCCCATCCCGACGGCTCCGGCGGTGCCCAGCAGAGTGCGTCTCGACAGCTCGTACATACAGCGCTCCTCCGTGTTGCTCCAAGCGGTGCTCCGGCGGCAACGGGTGCGTGCGGAGCGCAGGTTACCCGCGGTTCTCTCCCGCGCAGGGGGACCGGAGGGGCACGATGGCCGGATGCGGACGACAACGACCACGAACACACCACGGACGGCCCGGACGGTACTGGCGGTTGCGCTCATCGTCCTGGCGTCGGCCTGTTCACCGGGTGAACGCGATCACGGGCGTGTCGCGGATACGGGCACGGCCTCCGCCGCCCCGCGCACCGCCTCGGGCAGCCTGGAGGATCTCGCGCGGCAGGCCGGCTGCGAGCCGAACATCCAGACGGACGCGGCCGAACTGCGGCAGGCGAACTGCGCGACGGCGCAGGGGAAGTACGTCCTCGCCACCTTCGCCACCGAGGACGGGCAGCGCGTCTGGCTCGACGAGGCGGACGACTACGGGGGGACGTACCTGGTCGGCGGGAGCTGGGTCGCGGTCGGCGACGAGAAGGTGGTGGCGGCGCTGCGGGGCCGTCTCGGCGGCACGGTGCGCACCGGAACGGACCACGGATCGCACCCGGGCGGCGGCACCTCCGGCGGCGGTACCTCCGGAGCCGGGGAGCACGAGGGCCACGAGAGCCCCGCGGGCGACGGAGGCCACGAGGGCCACGAACGCCACGAAGGGACCCCTCAGGGCTGACCGCACGGTGCGGTGGACGCCGCCCGCCCGGCCCCAGGCCCGGACCGCGTCCGCCGCACCCCGTACCGACCGCCGGGCGCACGTCCGCACGCCCGCGCCGTCCCACCGTCCGCGCACGCCGAGGCCGGGCGGGTCCGGGAGCATCGCTCCCGGACCCGCCCGGCCTCGGCGTGCTCAGCGGGTCAGCGGCACCTCCGCCCGCCGTTGATGCAGCTCACCATCTTGTTCATCAGCCTCTCGTCGAAGACGTTGATGAAGTCGCCGTGGTCCGTGACCGGCTTGTGCAGCTGCTCGGGGAACGAGTCGACCGCGAACACCGAGGCGTTCCCCCCGTCGAAGACCGGCGGCGGCACGTCGTAGACGATCCGCTGCACGAGCTGGGGGATCGCCCGGAAGCCCTGCGGGCAGCGCCCGCCCGCGTCGGCGAACGCCACATGGGTGCGGTGGTTGGCGCTGTCGGTGTTCTGGCCGTCCCAGCAGCTCTGGAACGCGAAGGTGCGCACCACCTGGCTGTTCTCGGGGCAGATCGGGTACTTGTCCTTGAGCTGCCGGTCCTCGAAGCCCGTGCAGCTCCACGAGGCGTTCGCGTTCGCGTCGCCGTTGACGAAGGCCTTCGCGTCGCCCGTGATGATGCGCAGGAACCGGGGCATCGCGGTGACCTTGCTCCGCGGGCTGCCGACGAAGGACAGGGTGACCTGCGACGGGGTCTGGATCTCGCCCACGTTCTGGTCGTTGCCGCCGCCGTCGGCCGCCGCGTCGTTCTCGTCCTGGCCGTTCTGGAGCCGCAGCACCGGCCAGTAGTAGGTCGACCGGTCGCCCTGGTTGCGGCAGGTGGTGGCGCCCGCGGCGAGGTCGTCGTCGCTGGCGAAGGCGTCGTTGGCCTGGTTGCCCACGTAGTCGTGCATGTGGTGGGCGCCGTTGCTGACACCCGGGGCGACGATGACGTTGTCGGGGTTGAACTTGCCGTTGGCGTTCACACCGCAGTCGGTCGTGAAGGTGCCGCGGGAGGCGCCCCGGCGGTTGCGCGGCTGCTGCACGTTCGGCTGCACGTCCTCGATCGCGACGAAGTCGCCCGCCTCGGGGCCGTTGCCGGCCTGGCCGCCGTTGCCGCCGTCCTGCCCGCCGCCGTCCCCGTCGCCGTTGCCGCCGTTTCCGTCGCCGCCGTCCTGGCCGCCGTTCTGGTTCTGGCCGTCTCCGCCGTTGCCTCCGTCGCCGTTGCCTCCGCCGTTCCCGCCGTCACCGTTCCCGTCGCCGCCGTTCTGGCCGTTGCCGTCGTCGCGCAGGGTGCAGGGAGCCATCTGCTCCAGCCCCTGCGGCCGTTCGGCCGACCGGTCGATCAGTGCGACGATCCGCTGAATGATCACCAGACGTTCGTTCCGCAGCGGCGCCAGGATCTGGTTCTCGCCGAAGGCGCGGTCCGCCTCCACCCGCTGCCGGTTGTCGGCGAAGCGCTGGTAGGCGACCGTGATCTGGGAGTCCAGCGTGGCGAGTTCGCGGTCGACCGCGAAACGCTGGTCGTCGGGAACCTCACGCAGCGAGTTGCCCACGTCGGGGCAGTCGATCGTGGACACCGACCGGCCGTCGGCCGCCCGGGTCCGGTTCTGCTGCTGGCCGTCACGCCCGCCGGGCCACCACCCCTCACCGGCGGAGGCATAGGAGTTGGCCGCGATCAGCCCGCCCCCGCCCAGGATCAGTGCGGCCGAGGCGGCGATCGCCCGGTTGGCCAGCTTCGAGCGTTTTCTTGATGTGCGTCCCATGGAACTCCTCTGCTTCGTTGCCGGGGTGTGTGGGATGAAAGGGGGGTCCCGGCAGAGGGAGAAGCGCGCCGTTCCATACGGCGGGGGCGCGGGAGGCGTTCAGCGCCGGCGGCAGTTCGTAGGATGGTCCAACGGCACATGCGGACGAGACTGGTGAAGCCGGACACCGGTCCGGCCCCCGTCCGTCGTGGCTACCCGCGGTCCAGGTAGGCCAGCACCGCCAGCACCCGGCGGTTGTCGTCGTCGGACACCGGCAGACCGAGCTTGGCGAAGATGTTGGAGGTGTGCTTCGCGATCGCCCGCTCCGTCACCACGAGCTGCGTCGCGATGGCCGTGTTCGAACGCCCCTGGGCCATCAGCTCCATGACCTCCAGCTCACGCGGCGTCAGCGCGCCGATCGGCTGGTCCTGGGAGCGGCGGCTCAGAAGCTGGGAGATCACCTGCGGATCCATCGCCGTACCGCCGCCCGCCACCCGGCGCACCGCGTCGACGAACTGCTCCGCGTCGAAGACCCGGTCCTTCAGCAGGTAGCCCACCCCGCCGTTGCCGTCCGCCAGCAGCTCGCGCGCGTACAACTGCTCCACGTGCTGCGACAGCACCAGCACCGGCAGCCCGGGCCGCGCCCGCCGGGCCGCGAGCGCGCACTGCAGCCCCTCGTCGGTGTGGGACGGCGGAAGCCGGACGTCGACGACCGCGACGTCCGGCTCCAGCTCGGCGAGCGCCTTCGACAGCTCCGGGCCGCTCTCCACGGCGGCGAGGATCTCGAAGCCGAACGCTTCCAGCATCCGCACCAGGCCGTCGCGCAGCAGGAACAGGTCTTCGGCTAGGACGACGCGCAAGGGATCTCCATGGTGACCATGGTGGGACCGCCCGCGGGACTGCTGACGGCCAGGACGCCGTCGAATGTACCGAGCCTGCGTTCGACCCCGCTCAGCCCCGAGCCGGCTCCGACCGAGGCCCCGCCCCCGCCGTTGTCCGTGACCGCGATCCGCAGCGAGCCGTCGGTGTGCGTGATGTCGACCCATATCCGGTCGCCCCCGCCGTGCTTGACCGCGTTCGTCAGCGCCTCGCTCACCGCGAAGTACGCCGCCGACTCCACCGGCGCCTCCACCCGGCCCGTCATCTCCACGTCCACCTCGCAGCTCACCGGCAGCCGCAGCGCCAGCGCCCGCACCGCGTCCCCGAGCCCGCGCTCCGCCAGCACCGGCGGGTGGATGCCGCGCACCAGGTCGCGCAGCTCGGTCAGCGCCTCGGCCGACGACGTGCGCGCCGCCGCGATCAGCTTCTTGGCCTGCGCCGGGTCCTTCTCGATCAGCGCCTCGATGGTGCTCAGGTTCATCCCCATGGCGACCAGCCGCGCCTGCGCGCCGTCGTGCAGATCCCGCTCGATACGGCGCAGTTCGGCGGCCGAGGTGTCCACCGCGTCGTGCCGGGTGGCGGTCAGCCGGTCGATGCGCTGCTCCAGGTCCCCACGGCTCGGGGTCAGCGAGGCCGCGGCGATCCTGAAGTGGCTCCGCACCAGCAGCGGGTTCACGAAGGTCGCGAGGACCATCCAGCCCAGGCCGAGGACGGCCGCCAGCCCCGCCGTCCCGGCGCTGTCCACCGGCAGGAAGGTGTACCAGTAGGTGCCGCCCGCCTCGACGATCGGCTTCCACAGGCCCACGGCCAGCAGCAGCCCGAAGAGTCCCTCCAGCCAGAGCGCCGGCGCGAGCAGCGCCACCGTCGCGCCCGCCGTGATGTCGGTGAACAGCCACTGCATGTCCCGGCGGGTGGCCGGATCCTTCATCATCCGGACGCACCGCTCGACCTGCCCCGCGAGCCCGCCGCGCGCCGGTCCCCCGGGCCGGTACGCGCTGGGGATGCGGACCCCGGACCACTGCGCGGCCAGCAGCCGGCGGCTGTTCGCCTGGGCGCGGACCAGCGACAGCAGCGGGGGAGTGGTGAAGATCCCGATGCCGATCGGGATCAGGCTGACGGACACCAGCGTCAGCGTGAACAGCAGGACCGAGCCGATCAGTGCCGTCAGGGCCAGCGCGAGCCCCCGCACGCCCGCCACCAGAGAGGCCCGCAACCTCGTGATCATCGTCAAGTCCCCTCGTCGTCCTGTCTCGGCGACCAGTCTGGCGGGCCGCCCCGGCCCGCCGCACTGGCCCCCGGCACCCGGCGGGGGTGTACCTGGCACCACCCCCGGACCGTGTCGCCACGGCTCCCGGACAGGGGGCCCCGGCGGCTGGGGCGGACGGCCGCCGCTTCCTAACGTCGTCACCCGATCCGTACCGAATCCATCGGCGGCGAAGGCCCAGGGGGAGCGCCCGGTGAAGAACAATCTCGCGGCACGCATCGGTGTGTGGAGCGCACACCATCGCAGGACGGCCGTCATCGGCTGGCTGCTGTTCGTCGTGCTCAGCACCGTCGTGGGCGGCGCCTCCGGCATGGTCGAGATGACCGAGTCGGAAGCGGGCAGCGGCGACTCCGCACGGGCCGTGCGGATCCTCGCGGACGCCGGTCTGGAGCAGCCCGCCGGTGAACTCGTCCTGGTCAGCGGCGACACCGCCGACGCCTGGCGCCCCGCGGCCCGGGACCTCACGGCGGCGATCGAGCGGACGGGCGAGGTGAGCCGGG
This window contains:
- a CDS encoding tyrosine-protein phosphatase, which translates into the protein MGAIPSTTVANLRDLGGTGLSGGRRVRAGVLFRSGQLDRLDTAADPAVAALGVRTVVDFRTRAERDARPDRIPEGGRLLLADVLADQVAAGALPAAARLRRLLADPVEAERELGGGRGPELFAGIYRSFVTTESARAAYGAFLTELAGADSAPLLFHCTAGKDRTGWAATVVLTLLGASPETVRAEYLSVNAAVREAYAPLVEGYTVQGGRPETALAVIGVVPEYLGAALEEVERRHGSMEAYATDGLGVEPGDLERIRRRLTVPGPPEAGGTG
- a CDS encoding alpha-N-acetylglucosaminidase, whose protein sequence is MYELSRRTLLGTAGAVGMGAALGAHTPATAAVPSPSVPPAAPSARADAAGAALAALRRLLPDHAGQFTLRTVGGPERFEVTGTAGRITVTGTSAGVLLTGVHWYLKYVCRAHISWAGSRLGLPPELPAPAAPLKRSATVPHRFVYNDTHDGYTAPYADWPRWERQLDVLALHGWNEVLVTAGQEAVYHRLLTDFGYSDTEARAWLPAPSHQPWWLLQNMSEFGGPPSTALIERRAELGRRICDRLRELGMRPVLPGYFGTVPDGFAARNPGSDARTVPQGTWGGGMRRPDWLDPRTKAFADVAAAFYRHQADLFGEVAYFKMDLLHEGGTPGDVPVPEAARAVETSLRTARPGATWVILGWQSNPRPLLLDSLDRSGLLVVDGLSDLDTVTDRETDWGGAPYAFGTIPNFGGRTTLGANTDRWTEKFTAWRDKSGSALAGTAYMPEAAERDPAAAELFSELAWREEKTDRAAWFADYSAVRYGGDDPAAREAFAALAATAYRLTSTDGRPYDSLFSRRPSLTTAIGTAFDPAGFDRALTGLLDVAPALRDSDTYRYDLTDVARQALANRSRTLQIALRAAWRARDAETFRAVSAVFLKLMLLTDTMAGCHRMFLTGPWLEDAKRLATSPEEAERLERTARVLISTWADRPTANTLGNYANRDWQGLMADVHVPQWEAYLGEVGDALAEGRAPKSFDFYPQEEAWTKERTVYPVRPTGDAHRTAQRVFDTLSRAPYQGVVTVSVDPPAFTPGSTGTLTASFRNLNGLRATGRVDFALTGLDAEADGEPVLDGVPEGGTGTVSWRVTAPDGALTEPLVPMAYGLTTQYGPLSETRVTSAQSGSVHLAAPLEPRWRTFTSNAAVFGQLGDRLAINGAGNDLWRGTTQFGTAYLPGAFTAGASVVLRVDSQDNTGTWARAGIAVRNALAEPMGGGFLNLAVTPGQGVALSFDTDGDGTIDSYGRITGVTAPVLLRLTKDGGTAFTGSCSTDGGTTWRTVATVNVPGAAAVQDAGFFMSATNGGSGARGTVRFSGWSLTGGVASAG
- a CDS encoding DUF1996 domain-containing protein; amino-acid sequence: MGRTSRKRSKLANRAIAASAALILGGGGLIAANSYASAGEGWWPGGRDGQQQNRTRAADGRSVSTIDCPDVGNSLREVPDDQRFAVDRELATLDSQITVAYQRFADNRQRVEADRAFGENQILAPLRNERLVIIQRIVALIDRSAERPQGLEQMAPCTLRDDGNGQNGGDGNGDGGNGGGNGDGGNGGDGQNQNGGQDGGDGNGGNGDGDGGGQDGGNGGQAGNGPEAGDFVAIEDVQPNVQQPRNRRGASRGTFTTDCGVNANGKFNPDNVIVAPGVSNGAHHMHDYVGNQANDAFASDDDLAAGATTCRNQGDRSTYYWPVLRLQNGQDENDAAADGGGNDQNVGEIQTPSQVTLSFVGSPRSKVTAMPRFLRIITGDAKAFVNGDANANASWSCTGFEDRQLKDKYPICPENSQVVRTFAFQSCWDGQNTDSANHRTHVAFADAGGRCPQGFRAIPQLVQRIVYDVPPPVFDGGNASVFAVDSFPEQLHKPVTDHGDFINVFDERLMNKMVSCINGGRRCR
- a CDS encoding response regulator transcription factor; the encoded protein is MRVVLAEDLFLLRDGLVRMLEAFGFEILAAVESGPELSKALAELEPDVAVVDVRLPPSHTDEGLQCALAARRARPGLPVLVLSQHVEQLYARELLADGNGGVGYLLKDRVFDAEQFVDAVRRVAGGGTAMDPQVISQLLSRRSQDQPIGALTPRELEVMELMAQGRSNTAIATQLVVTERAIAKHTSNIFAKLGLPVSDDDNRRVLAVLAYLDRG
- a CDS encoding sensor histidine kinase, whose protein sequence is MITRLRASLVAGVRGLALALTALIGSVLLFTLTLVSVSLIPIGIGIFTTPPLLSLVRAQANSRRLLAAQWSGVRIPSAYRPGGPARGGLAGQVERCVRMMKDPATRRDMQWLFTDITAGATVALLAPALWLEGLFGLLLAVGLWKPIVEAGGTYWYTFLPVDSAGTAGLAAVLGLGWMVLATFVNPLLVRSHFRIAAASLTPSRGDLEQRIDRLTATRHDAVDTSAAELRRIERDLHDGAQARLVAMGMNLSTIEALIEKDPAQAKKLIAAARTSSAEALTELRDLVRGIHPPVLAERGLGDAVRALALRLPVSCEVDVEMTGRVEAPVESAAYFAVSEALTNAVKHGGGDRIWVDITHTDGSLRIAVTDNGGGGASVGAGSGLSGVERRLGTFDGVLAVSSPAGGPTMVTMEIPCASS